The nucleotide sequence GTAAGTGATGGAACATAACAGAAGAGCTTACAATTACTGGCGAATATTCAAGCGCAAGTTAATTCTTActcattattatttgtcTATATACATGTAATTATGACTATATCACGaattatatttttgtttttacaTTTTGGAGAATAGCCTATTGTTAACGGCAGACCAATTCAAATTGTCTAAGCACTTTCTCACGAACTGAGATCTACCCTTTACACCGTAGTCCTTCAAATAAGCATGGTCCCACAAGCTGATAGCAATAACTGGCATGGTCCAGTCCTTGACGTTAGGGTCGGTAGCTAAAAGGTCTCTCATAGTGACAAACTGTTCCATGTCTTCTAAAGAAAGGGCGCTGTTCAAATCAAAGGATTGATTTCTGGCAAAGTAGTATGGAGTACCGTTATTTTGGACAGTTAGAATATGTAACTCTTTGGCATCATTCTCCACTAGGAAAAGCCATCCTTGTCCCAatacatcttcttctgaacGCCTGACCATTTCATCCTTAAAGTTTTCCCATGGCATGCCATACTGGGTCTCCACCCTTTGCAAAAATTCACGCGATGGTTGTGTAACTTGTTCCATAGGTAGTATATTTTCCACAAACAAGTGGTTGTTGTGAAGGGCACTGGCTAAGTTGAAAATGTTCGTTAGATATGGTTTCTTAGCGGTGTGTAGCACCAAATGGAATGGCAAGTATGATTCCAAAGTGGTGCCAGCAGATGCTAAGCTAAGTTTATCACATAATAGTTGCTGTTGGTCAGTCCAGGTAGCCTTAAATGTGTTCGCACTCATAACATGTGGGATCCCTGATTCTAGGAGCCGAGAGACGCCCGGCAACCTAGGAACAGTGTGAATACCTCTTCTAAACACCTTATTCATAAACATTCTTAGAGTTAATttgccttcttcaaagaaattatATGTATGGTTTAACTCCAGAGTCCCAAGCTTGCCAGGTGGTTACTAATAACAGCTCTGTCTTGAGTTAAAATTACGCAGCATTCATAAATTATATTCAGCTCGACAAAGCTaagattgatgatgattttttggtttcgaTATAACATCGCtgaaaaaggaagaaaagtttTTGCATTTTTATCCTTACCCGGATTTGGTGAT is from Kluyveromyces marxianus DMKU3-1042 DNA, complete genome, chromosome 2 and encodes:
- the RSM26 gene encoding mitochondrial 37S ribosomal protein mS42, translated to MFMNKVFRRGIHTVPRLPGVSRLLESGIPHVMSANTFKATWTDQQQLLCDKLSLASAGTTLESYLPFHLVLHTAKKPYLTNIFNLASALHNNHLFVENILPMEQVTQPSREFLQRVETQYGMPWENFKDEMVRRSEEDVLGQGWLFLVENDAKELHILTVQNNGTPYYFARNQSFDLNSALSLEDMEQFVTMRDLLATDPNVKDWTMPVIAISLWDHAYLKDYGVKGRSQFVRKCLDNLNWSAVNNRLFSKM